One segment of Lytechinus variegatus isolate NC3 chromosome 13, Lvar_3.0, whole genome shotgun sequence DNA contains the following:
- the LOC121426763 gene encoding uncharacterized protein LOC121426763 has protein sequence MDAVNMPTLGAARNTNKQESGRIFLWDFIVAVILAFDLFSNCKAQCSDSGKTVEFSRPHQINWTNNPDSYFGDSPCSWNITIPGAGSTWRIQVKVLHIDLLCCNCEREYLLIKDGSESSARPIAVLCGGPEVENPNTITSSGPALYAEFQISADDKTTGSKRSGYALEFQYFDSAVSCPVGWASRNEFCYKLYHESLPWQQAASRCGYDGGFLTSIFDQDENDFLVETFRSVTSLVWIGIYSDESNHWLDGSSSLYYTNFRSKSSKDLDSGCYVLELGASGLWSISDCQLQQKFICKKSQDGSGGRYWTEVIYGPQTNPSKRDLKPGIAWGLTVVFFLLGVCFYGKRENTVFTIMMECLKSFFECCVDRVTECFTPCTLCFRRIRRRLRFQARTTRTVPSHHRRHHEAMYNPPTSQIITSRSTSVETDDHITHRERITPPSLSSSPSSDDEDVTSEPTAPPSYINAMEPRFDISFIDHRTSPTTSMNDTVPTYEYAMARTETNV, from the exons ATGGATGCAGTGAATATGCCTACGCTGGGAGCAGCGAGAAATACTAATAAACAG GAGTCAGGCAGAATATTTCTTTGGGACTTCATAGTTGCAGTCATATTAGCATTCGATCTATTTTCTAACTGTAAAG CCCAATGCTCAGATTCTGGAAAAACCGTAGAGTTCTCAAGACCTCATCAAATAAATTGGACAAACAATCCTGATTCATATTTCGGAGATAGCCCATGCTCGTGGAATATCACCATACCGGGAGCAGGGTCAACATGGCGAATTCAAGTTAAAGTGCTTCATATTGATTTACTTTGTTGCAACTGTGAAAGAgaatatttattgataaaagACG GTTCAGAATCGTCTGCTAGACCCATTGCTGTTTTGTGTGGTGGTCCTGAAGTTGAAAACCCAAACACCATAACCAGCAGCGGGCCCGCCCTCTATGCTGAGTTTCAGATATCAGCCGATGATAAGACGACTGGATCCAAACGATCGGGATACGCACTAGAGTTCCAATACTTTG ATTCGGCAGTATCATGTCCAGTTGGTTGGGCTAGCAGAAATGAATTTTGCTATAAACTCTACCATGAatcattaccatggcaacaggcggcATCACGATGTGGATATGACGGAGGATTCCTAACATCTATCTTTGATCAGGATGAAAATGATTTCCTTGTGG AAACCTTTAGGTCTGTGACGTCTTTAGTATGGATCGGAATTTATTCTGATGAAAGCAATCACTGGCTTGATGGTTCGAGTTCACTTTATTACACCAA tTTCAGATCTAAAAGTTCAAAAGATCTAGATTCGGGTTGTTATGTTCTTGAGCTTGGTGCAAGTGGATTATGGTCCATTTCAGATTGCCAACTTCAACAGAAGTTTATATGCAAGAAATCTCAGG ATGGATCCGGAGGAAGGTACTGGACCGAGGTTATTTATGGCCCTCAAACCAACCCATCGAAACGTGATCTTAAACCTGGCATCGCTTGGGGACTTACAGTAGTCTTTTTCTTACTCGGAGTTTGCTTCTACGGCAAGCGGGAGAATACTGTCTTTACTATCATGATGGAATGCTTGAAGAGTTTCTTTGAGTGCTGTGTAGACCGGGTAACAGAGTGCTTTACACCATGCACGTTATGTTTTCGACGAATTCGACGTCGGCTTCGCTTCCAGGCTCGGACGACGCGAACGGTTCCCAGCCATCATAGGAGACACCACGAAGCGATGTACAACCCTCCCACATCACAGATCATTACGTCGCGATCGACTTCAGTAGAAACGGACGATCATATTACACACAGAGAACGCATAACACCGCCGTCGCTGTCGTCCTCGCCGTCTAGCGATGACGAAGACGTAACTTCGGAACCGACTGCACCCCCTTCCTACATAAATGCCATGGAACCAAGATTTGACATTTCGTTCATTGACCATAGAACTTCACCCACGACATCGATGAACGACACAGTACCCACATACGAGTATGCAATGGCCAGAACAGAAACTAATGTTTAG
- the LOC121426398 gene encoding uncharacterized protein LOC121426398 isoform X1: MDLNTIRLATEYEGEVLYEFLNEYVKSEGLETLFGNSKQNFLEHFKQKLFQALVIENKSEKQLVGCAFISTGFHYHTGEWRHLHCCYIRHPFKSHKLERKVIQTVKRICFEEKANTLTTIVNGNNLSTLQVLEAENCRNAKPAEQVHRHFWFMQSQYSTGSDYEINNTDYVIRDGMLEDDEERNRVCQLLEESLISHGILGHRTLIRKYMERNALLVDDKYGAVVLEHLRCVDGDGMTSIRDIVGCVLYSTLYNALKGKTYILHGLSINPAHRGKGLSKALVRGLIKTCQRYKCDGIFFIIFEGNDVSRSLFKSLQGTTDMTESEHKWEILFTNL, from the exons aTGGACCTGAATACGATTCGTCTAGCAACCGAGTATGAAGGCGAAGTCCTGTACGAGTTTCTCAATGAATACGTCAAATCTGAAGGTTTGGAAACACTATTTGGGAACTCAAAACAAA ATTTCTTGGAGCATTTCAAGCAGAAGCTGTTCCAGGCTCTGGTGATCGAGAATAAATCTGAGAAGCAATTAGTCGGATGTGCATTCATATCTACGGGGTTTCACTATCACACGGGAGAATGGAGACACCTTCACTGTTGCTACATCAGACATCCCTTCAAAA GTCACAAATTGGAGAGAAAAGTGATTCAGACAGTTAAAAGA ATATGTTTCGAAGAAAAGGCGAATACATTGACAACGATAGTGAATGGAAACAATCTCTCAACCCTTCAAGTATTAGAGGCAGAAAATTGTAGAAACGCAAAACCAGCCGAACAAGTTCATCGACATTTTTGGTTCATGCAAAGCCAATATTCAACAGGATCAGATTATGAG ATAAACAATACAGATTACGTTATTCGAGACGGTATGcttgaagatgatgaagaacgAAATAGAGTCTGTCAACTGTTAGAAGAGTCTTTGATATCACATGGAATTCTGGGACACAGGACTCTTATACGAAAAT aCATGGAACGAAATGCCCTTTTAGTCGATGATAAATACGGAGCAGTCGTCTTGGAACATCTACGTTGTGTTGACGGTGATGGAATGACGTCGATTCGCGACATCGTTGGTTGTGTACTCTACTCCACGTTATACAATGCTTTGAAAGGAAAGACGTATATACTTCATGGTCTCAGTATAAATCCAGCTCACAGGG GTAAAGGACTTTCTAAAGCGCTTGTCCGTGGGTTGATTAAG ACCTGTCAGAGATATAAGTGTGAcggtattttcttcatcatATTCGAGGGGAACGATGTTTCAAGATCGCTCTTTAAATCTCTTCAAGGCACCACCGATATGACAGAATCTGAACACAAATGGGAAATATTGTTCACCAATCTCTGA
- the LOC121426398 gene encoding uncharacterized protein LOC121426398 isoform X2: protein MDLNTIRLATEYEGEVLYEFLNEYVKSEGLETLFGNSKQNFLEHFKQKLFQALVIENKSEKQLVGCAFISTGFHYHTGEWRHLHCCYIRHPFKSHKLERKVIQTVKRICFEEKANTLTTIVNGNNLSTLQVLEAENCRNAKPAEQVHRHFWFMQSQYSTGSDYEINNTDYVIRDGMLEDDEERNRVCQLLEESLISHGILGHRTLIRKYMERNALLVDDKYGAVVLEHLRCVDGDGMTSIRDIVGCVLYSTLYNALKGKTYILHGLSINPAHRDLSEI, encoded by the exons aTGGACCTGAATACGATTCGTCTAGCAACCGAGTATGAAGGCGAAGTCCTGTACGAGTTTCTCAATGAATACGTCAAATCTGAAGGTTTGGAAACACTATTTGGGAACTCAAAACAAA ATTTCTTGGAGCATTTCAAGCAGAAGCTGTTCCAGGCTCTGGTGATCGAGAATAAATCTGAGAAGCAATTAGTCGGATGTGCATTCATATCTACGGGGTTTCACTATCACACGGGAGAATGGAGACACCTTCACTGTTGCTACATCAGACATCCCTTCAAAA GTCACAAATTGGAGAGAAAAGTGATTCAGACAGTTAAAAGA ATATGTTTCGAAGAAAAGGCGAATACATTGACAACGATAGTGAATGGAAACAATCTCTCAACCCTTCAAGTATTAGAGGCAGAAAATTGTAGAAACGCAAAACCAGCCGAACAAGTTCATCGACATTTTTGGTTCATGCAAAGCCAATATTCAACAGGATCAGATTATGAG ATAAACAATACAGATTACGTTATTCGAGACGGTATGcttgaagatgatgaagaacgAAATAGAGTCTGTCAACTGTTAGAAGAGTCTTTGATATCACATGGAATTCTGGGACACAGGACTCTTATACGAAAAT aCATGGAACGAAATGCCCTTTTAGTCGATGATAAATACGGAGCAGTCGTCTTGGAACATCTACGTTGTGTTGACGGTGATGGAATGACGTCGATTCGCGACATCGTTGGTTGTGTACTCTACTCCACGTTATACAATGCTTTGAAAGGAAAGACGTATATACTTCATGGTCTCAGTATAAATCCAGCTCACAGGG ACCTGTCAGAGATATAA